A single Curtobacterium sp. MCSS17_015 DNA region contains:
- the sufB gene encoding Fe-S cluster assembly protein SufB yields the protein MSDVLIDRPELEGLGQYEFGWADSDVAGASARRGLSEEVVTDISERKGEPEWMRANRLKALKLFDRKPMPSWGADLSDIDFDNIKYFVKSTEQQAQSWEDLPEDIRATYERLGIPEAERQRLVAGVAAQYESEVVYHQIREDLEQQGVIFMDTDTALREHPELFEEYFGTVIPAGDNKFAALNTAVWSGGSFVYVPKGVHVEIPLQAYFRINTENMGQFERTLIIADEDSYIHYIEGCTAPIYKSDSLHSAVVEIIVKKNARVRYTTIQNWSNNVYNLVTKRAIAHEGATMEWIDGNIGSKVTMKYPSIYLAGEHAKGETLSVAFAGPGQHQDAGAKMIHMAPYTTSSIVSKSIARGGGRAGYRGEVRVDPAAHHSANTVRCDALLVDTVSRSDTYPAIDIRVDDVQLGHEATVSRVSEEQLFYLMSRGMPEDEAMAMIVRGFIEPIARELPMEYALELNKLIEMSMEGSVG from the coding sequence ATGTCCGACGTGCTCATCGACCGTCCCGAGCTCGAAGGGCTCGGCCAGTACGAATTCGGCTGGGCCGACTCCGACGTGGCTGGCGCCTCCGCGCGCCGAGGCCTGTCGGAAGAAGTCGTCACCGACATCTCCGAGCGCAAGGGCGAACCGGAGTGGATGCGAGCGAACCGCCTCAAGGCGCTCAAGCTCTTCGACCGCAAGCCCATGCCGTCCTGGGGTGCCGACCTGTCGGACATCGACTTCGACAACATCAAGTACTTCGTGAAGTCGACGGAGCAGCAGGCGCAGTCGTGGGAGGACCTCCCCGAGGACATCCGCGCGACCTACGAGCGTCTGGGCATCCCGGAAGCCGAGCGTCAGCGCCTGGTCGCCGGTGTCGCCGCGCAGTACGAGTCCGAGGTCGTCTACCACCAGATCCGCGAGGACCTGGAGCAGCAGGGCGTCATCTTCATGGACACCGACACGGCGCTGCGTGAGCACCCGGAGCTGTTCGAGGAGTACTTCGGCACCGTGATCCCGGCCGGCGACAACAAGTTCGCCGCCCTGAACACGGCCGTGTGGTCCGGCGGCTCGTTCGTCTACGTCCCGAAGGGCGTGCACGTCGAGATCCCGCTCCAGGCCTACTTCCGCATCAACACCGAGAACATGGGCCAGTTCGAGCGCACGCTGATCATCGCGGACGAGGACTCCTACATCCACTACATCGAGGGCTGCACCGCCCCGATCTACAAGTCGGACTCCCTGCACTCGGCCGTCGTCGAGATCATCGTGAAGAAGAACGCCCGCGTTCGGTACACGACGATCCAGAACTGGTCGAACAACGTCTACAACCTCGTGACCAAGCGTGCGATCGCGCACGAGGGCGCGACGATGGAGTGGATCGACGGCAACATCGGGTCCAAGGTCACGATGAAGTACCCGTCGATCTACCTCGCCGGTGAGCACGCCAAGGGCGAGACCCTGTCCGTCGCCTTCGCCGGCCCGGGGCAGCACCAGGACGCCGGCGCGAAGATGATCCACATGGCGCCGTACACGACGTCCTCGATCGTCTCGAAGTCGATCGCACGCGGTGGCGGCCGCGCCGGCTACCGCGGCGAGGTCCGCGTGGACCCGGCGGCGCACCACTCGGCCAACACGGTCCGCTGCGACGCCCTGCTCGTCGACACCGTCTCGCGGAGCGACACCTACCCGGCGATCGACATCCGCGTCGACGACGTGCAGCTCGGCCACGAGGCCACCGTCTCCCGCGTCAGCGAGGAGCAGCTGTTCTACCTCATGTCCCGCGGCATGCCCGAGGACGAGGCCATGGCGATGATCGTGCGCGGGTTCATCGAGCCGATCGCCCGCGAACTCCCGATGGAGTACGCACTCGAACTCAACAAGCTCATCGAGATGAGCATGGAAGGATCCGTCGGCTAG
- the sufD gene encoding Fe-S cluster assembly protein SufD yields the protein MSSTTPPPHIDQPTEPASTLTSGGTDQHGARAHSDGGWDTKVPVQTRSERFRSGDVDAFPAVTGREVNWKFAPLDKIWPLLESALDGSAYPFLATQSAGADVEWGRSDDPRVGGAGLPEDRAAAAAWSARDAVLAITVKATDEHEFITVTRSDFGTQPRAAHTVITAEQHAEGIVVIDNRGSALLSENLEVVVQDGARLTVVTVQDWDDDAVHVSTHFAEVGRDAFLKHVVVSLGGDVVRVNPSTHLGAPGADAEMYGVYFADAGQYIEQQVYVDHDAPNTRSRVNYKGALQGDGAHTVWIGDVLIGRTAPGTDSYEQNRNLVLTDGTRADSIPNLEIETGDIEGAGHASATGRFDDEQLFYLQARGIPEEEARRLVVLGFLVEVIQKIGAPALEERLIAAVEQELAEGRTVLAGPAADLVGVESTGTDT from the coding sequence ATGTCCAGCACCACCCCTCCTCCCCACATCGACCAGCCGACGGAGCCCGCGAGCACGCTCACGTCGGGCGGTACGGACCAGCACGGCGCCCGGGCGCACTCCGACGGCGGCTGGGACACCAAGGTGCCGGTGCAGACGCGTTCCGAGCGGTTCCGCTCGGGTGACGTCGACGCCTTCCCCGCCGTCACCGGCCGAGAGGTCAACTGGAAGTTCGCGCCGCTCGACAAGATCTGGCCGCTCCTCGAGAGCGCGTTGGACGGGTCGGCGTACCCCTTCCTCGCGACGCAGTCCGCCGGCGCCGACGTCGAGTGGGGTCGCAGCGACGACCCCCGCGTCGGTGGTGCCGGCCTGCCGGAGGACCGGGCGGCAGCTGCTGCCTGGAGCGCTCGGGACGCCGTCCTCGCGATCACCGTGAAGGCCACGGACGAGCACGAGTTCATCACCGTGACCCGGTCGGACTTCGGCACCCAGCCACGCGCCGCCCACACCGTGATCACGGCGGAACAGCACGCCGAGGGCATCGTCGTGATCGACAACCGTGGGTCGGCGCTCCTCAGCGAGAACCTCGAGGTCGTCGTGCAGGACGGTGCGCGTCTGACCGTCGTCACCGTGCAGGACTGGGACGACGACGCCGTGCACGTGTCCACCCACTTCGCCGAGGTCGGGCGTGACGCCTTCCTCAAGCACGTCGTGGTCTCGCTCGGCGGCGACGTCGTCCGCGTGAACCCGTCCACGCACCTCGGCGCACCGGGTGCCGACGCGGAGATGTACGGCGTGTACTTCGCTGACGCGGGGCAGTACATCGAGCAGCAGGTCTACGTCGACCACGACGCTCCGAACACCCGGAGCCGGGTCAACTACAAGGGCGCGCTGCAGGGCGACGGCGCGCACACCGTCTGGATCGGTGACGTCCTGATCGGGCGGACCGCTCCGGGGACGGACTCGTACGAGCAGAACCGCAACCTCGTGCTGACCGACGGCACCCGCGCGGACAGCATCCCGAACCTCGAGATCGAGACCGGCGACATCGAGGGTGCCGGGCACGCCAGTGCCACCGGTCGCTTCGACGACGAGCAGCTGTTCTACCTGCAGGCCCGCGGGATCCCCGAGGAAGAGGCCCGCCGCCTCGTCGTCCTGGGGTTCCTGGTCGAGGTCATCCAGAAGATCGGGGCCCCGGCGCTCGAGGAACGACTCATCGCGGCGGTCGAGCAGGAGCTCGCCGAGGGCCGGACGGTCCTGGCCGGGCCTGCAGCCGACCTCGTCGGTGTCGAGTCCACGGGGACCGACACCTGA
- a CDS encoding biotin transporter BioY: MTNATGFAPRAVLADRLRTHGLATDAALVAGGALFTAALAQVEVPMWPVPVTGQTLAVVLVGATLGARRGVLSMLVYAIVGLAGAPFFADAQGGLQALTLPSFGYVIGFIPAAGLIGWLARRNWDRKVGRAVVAFTLASAVPFVTGLPYLAVALGQLGLPNDLQAVLAAGLYPFIVGGIAKALIAAGVLPLIWTAVGRR, from the coding sequence ATGACGAACGCCACCGGGTTCGCTCCCCGCGCAGTCCTCGCCGACCGTCTGCGGACGCACGGCCTCGCCACCGATGCCGCGCTCGTCGCCGGAGGCGCGCTGTTCACCGCCGCGCTCGCGCAGGTCGAGGTCCCGATGTGGCCGGTCCCCGTCACCGGTCAGACCCTGGCCGTCGTCCTCGTCGGCGCGACCCTCGGAGCTCGCCGCGGTGTGCTCTCGATGCTCGTCTACGCGATCGTCGGACTCGCCGGTGCCCCGTTCTTCGCCGACGCGCAGGGCGGCCTGCAGGCCCTCACCCTGCCGAGCTTCGGCTACGTCATCGGCTTCATCCCCGCCGCGGGGCTCATCGGCTGGCTCGCCCGCCGCAACTGGGACCGCAAGGTGGGACGCGCCGTGGTCGCGTTCACGCTCGCCAGCGCGGTGCCGTTCGTGACCGGGCTGCCCTACCTCGCCGTCGCGCTCGGTCAGCTCGGCCTCCCGAACGACCTGCAGGCGGTCCTGGCGGCGGGCCTGTACCCGTTCATCGTCGGTGGCATCGCCAAGGCGCTCATCGCCGCGGGCGTGCTGCCCCTGATCTGGACGGCCGTCGGCCGCCGCTGA
- a CDS encoding non-heme iron oxygenase ferredoxin subunit, translating into MAEKVCAEADIAVDSPMRVVVDGTAVAIVKDSAGTVHAIGDTCTHGEISLSEGFVEDDSLECWAHGSQFSLTTGKPKNFPAYEPVPVFRVEVRDGDVYVDVHDPVPVD; encoded by the coding sequence ATGGCCGAGAAGGTCTGTGCCGAGGCCGACATCGCGGTCGACAGCCCGATGCGTGTCGTCGTCGACGGCACCGCGGTTGCCATCGTGAAGGACTCGGCCGGCACGGTGCACGCGATCGGCGACACCTGCACCCACGGAGAGATCTCGCTGTCCGAGGGCTTCGTCGAGGACGACTCGTTGGAGTGCTGGGCGCACGGCTCGCAGTTCTCGTTGACGACGGGCAAGCCGAAGAACTTCCCGGCGTACGAGCCGGTCCCGGTCTTCCGGGTCGAGGTCCGCGACGGCGACGTCTACGTCGACGTGCACGACCCCGTCCCCGTCGACTGA
- the sufC gene encoding Fe-S cluster assembly ATPase SufC: protein MSTLEIRDLQVSIDTDQGTKEILKGVDLTINEGEIHAIMGPNGSGKSTLAYTIAGHPRYHVTGGSITLDGEDVLAMSVDERARAGMFLAMQYPVEIPGVTVSNFLRTAKTAIDGEAPALRGWVKDLRTSMADLKMDPSFAERNVNEGFSGGEKKRHEIMQLELLKPKFAVLDETDSGLDVDALKIVSEGVNRAKAATGLGVLLITHYTRILRYITPDFVHVFVAGKVAEQGGPELAERLENEGYDRYVQAAAAATAE from the coding sequence ATGTCCACTCTCGAAATCCGTGACCTGCAGGTCTCGATCGACACCGACCAGGGCACCAAGGAGATCCTCAAGGGCGTCGACCTGACGATCAACGAGGGCGAGATCCACGCGATCATGGGCCCGAACGGGTCCGGCAAGTCCACGCTCGCCTACACGATCGCCGGTCACCCGCGGTACCACGTGACCGGCGGTTCGATCACGCTCGACGGCGAGGACGTCCTCGCCATGAGCGTCGACGAGCGGGCGCGCGCGGGCATGTTCCTCGCCATGCAGTACCCGGTCGAGATCCCCGGCGTGACGGTGTCGAACTTCCTCCGGACGGCGAAGACGGCGATCGACGGTGAGGCGCCGGCGCTCCGCGGGTGGGTCAAGGACCTCCGGACGTCGATGGCGGACCTCAAGATGGACCCGTCGTTCGCAGAGCGCAACGTCAACGAGGGCTTCTCCGGCGGCGAGAAGAAGCGCCACGAGATCATGCAGCTCGAGCTCCTCAAGCCGAAGTTCGCCGTGCTCGACGAGACCGACTCCGGCCTCGACGTCGACGCGCTGAAGATCGTCTCCGAGGGCGTCAACCGCGCCAAGGCGGCCACCGGCCTCGGCGTGCTGCTGATCACGCACTACACGCGCATCCTCCGCTACATCACGCCCGACTTCGTGCACGTGTTCGTCGCGGGCAAGGTCGCCGAGCAGGGTGGACCGGAGTTGGCCGAGCGCCTCGAGAACGAGGGCTACGACCGCTACGTGCAGGCCGCGGCTGCGGCCACGGCGGAGTGA
- a CDS encoding metal-sulfur cluster assembly factor produces the protein MITTLAPEKFDEVVEGLKEVQDPELGVNIVDLGLIYDLAWDDEASALIISMTLTSAGCPLTDVIENDTANALDGIVDAFRINWVWMPPWGPERITDDGREMMRALGFSI, from the coding sequence ATGATCACCACACTCGCCCCCGAGAAGTTCGACGAGGTCGTCGAGGGCCTCAAGGAGGTCCAGGACCCGGAACTCGGCGTCAACATCGTCGACCTGGGACTCATCTACGACCTGGCCTGGGACGACGAGGCGAGCGCGCTCATCATCAGCATGACGCTGACGAGCGCCGGCTGCCCGTTGACCGACGTCATCGAGAACGACACCGCGAATGCCCTCGACGGCATCGTCGACGCGTTCCGCATCAACTGGGTCTGGATGCCACCGTGGGGTCCGGAGCGGATCACCGACGACGGTCGCGAGATGATGCGGGCGCTCGGGTTCTCGATCTAG
- a CDS encoding ABC-F family ATP-binding cassette domain-containing protein: MLAVHDLEIRVGARLLMENVSFRVERGDKIGLVGRNGAGKTTMTKALAGESTPTGGKIDRSGEIGYLPQDPRSGNPEDTARKRILDARGLGELVDGIRKATLDMASEDPVVAEKAMKRYSRLDDEFNALGGYAAEAEAASIASNLKLPDRILDQQLKTLSGGQRRRIELARILFSDADTMILDEPTNHLDADSVVWLREHLKTYAGGVIVISHDVELVDEVVNRVFYLDANRQTIDIYNMGWKLYQRQRVADEERRRKERANAEKKAATLKDQAARFGAKASKAAAAHQMVARADKLLAGLEDERVADRVAKLRFPTPVACGRTPLMAEGLSKSYGSLEIFAGVDLAIDRGSRVVILGFNGAGKTTLLRILAGADQPDTGEVQPGHGLRIGYYAQEHENIDVNRTVIENMVSASTELNETEARRVLGSFLFTGDDGYKKAGVLSGGEKTRLSLAMIVVSGANVLLLDEPTNNLDPASREEILGALAGYEGAVVLVSHDAGAVEALNPERVLLLPDGTEDHWNKEYAELIELA, translated from the coding sequence GTGCTTGCCGTGCACGACCTCGAGATCCGCGTCGGGGCTCGCCTCCTGATGGAGAACGTGTCCTTCCGCGTCGAGCGGGGTGACAAGATCGGCCTCGTCGGCCGGAACGGCGCCGGGAAGACCACCATGACCAAGGCACTGGCGGGGGAGAGCACTCCCACCGGTGGCAAGATCGACCGATCCGGCGAGATCGGCTACCTGCCGCAGGACCCGCGGTCCGGGAATCCCGAGGACACCGCTCGGAAGCGCATCCTCGACGCCCGCGGCCTCGGAGAACTGGTCGACGGCATCCGCAAGGCGACGCTCGACATGGCCAGCGAGGACCCGGTCGTCGCCGAGAAGGCGATGAAGCGGTACTCCCGCCTGGACGACGAGTTCAACGCGCTGGGGGGCTACGCGGCCGAGGCCGAGGCGGCGTCGATCGCCTCCAACCTCAAGCTGCCGGACCGGATCCTCGACCAGCAGCTGAAGACCCTGTCCGGTGGACAGCGCCGCCGCATCGAGCTCGCGCGCATCCTGTTCTCCGACGCGGACACGATGATCCTCGACGAGCCGACGAACCACCTCGACGCCGACTCGGTGGTGTGGCTCCGGGAGCACCTCAAGACCTACGCCGGCGGCGTCATCGTCATCTCCCACGACGTCGAACTCGTCGACGAGGTCGTGAACCGCGTGTTCTACCTCGACGCGAACCGTCAGACGATCGACATCTACAACATGGGCTGGAAGCTGTACCAGCGGCAGCGCGTCGCCGACGAGGAGCGCCGCCGCAAGGAACGCGCCAACGCCGAGAAGAAGGCCGCGACGCTGAAGGACCAGGCCGCGCGCTTCGGTGCGAAGGCGTCGAAGGCCGCGGCGGCGCACCAGATGGTCGCGCGAGCCGACAAGCTGCTCGCCGGCCTCGAGGACGAGCGCGTCGCCGACCGGGTCGCCAAGCTGCGCTTCCCGACGCCGGTCGCCTGCGGGCGCACCCCGCTCATGGCCGAGGGGCTGTCGAAGTCCTACGGGTCGCTCGAGATCTTCGCCGGCGTCGACCTGGCGATCGACCGCGGCTCGCGCGTCGTCATCCTCGGCTTCAACGGTGCCGGCAAGACGACGCTGCTCCGCATCCTCGCGGGCGCGGACCAGCCGGACACGGGCGAAGTGCAGCCCGGGCACGGCCTGCGCATCGGCTACTACGCCCAGGAGCACGAGAACATCGACGTCAACCGGACCGTCATCGAGAACATGGTGTCGGCGTCGACGGAGCTCAACGAGACCGAGGCCCGACGCGTCCTCGGGTCGTTCCTGTTCACCGGTGACGACGGCTACAAGAAGGCCGGGGTCCTCTCCGGTGGCGAGAAGACCCGCCTGTCACTGGCGATGATCGTCGTGTCCGGCGCGAACGTGCTCCTCCTCGACGAGCCGACGAACAACCTCGACCCGGCGTCGCGCGAGGAGATCCTCGGTGCGCTGGCCGGCTACGAGGGCGCCGTCGTCCTCGTCTCGCACGACGCGGGTGCCGTCGAGGCGCTCAACCCGGAGCGTGTCCTGCTGCTCCCGGACGGCACCGAGGACCACTGGAACAAGGAGTACGCGGAGCTCATCGAGCTCGCGTAG